A window of Chloroflexota bacterium genomic DNA:
AAGACTATGCGCATTGCGAACAATATTCTGGGTAAGTCTTAGCGGTAAATCTTTGTGGTCGGACTGAAGCTCTTCGGCCAGAAGTTCTGCGGAAACAATGATAGCGGTAAGCAGCGTTTTCAGCTCATGGACGGTGGCATCACCAAAGCCGATATCCTTACTTCCCTTGTCATTTCTCTGTTTCAGGCTTTCCATGTCTACCGCCGCAGAGCCAACAGATGATTTATTATACCATTTTCAGCGGGATATCACTCGTTTTCTCTGGCTATTCCTTTGGCAACGAGTTTTATCGTGTTGAGAATACCAATGACCGACCGCTGAATCTCAATTGGCTCTTCAGCTAGCATTTTAGCGACATACGGGTCCAGGCGTCGGTTGCCATAAGCGGTGCTTCTTTCTTCGGCTACTCCGGAAGGGTGCGGTGACAGGAAACCGGCGAGGGTAAAGAGTTCGTCCTCGTCAAAGCCAAGCGGCTGGGCGATTCTACGCAGGATGTGGGCGGAAGGGAAGCGCTCGCCTCTTTCAATACGTCCCAGATGAGAGGACGATACTCCCGAAGTAGCGGCCAGTTCCTGCAGGGTCAGCGGAATGGAAATTCTCTGCTGCTTTATTATTCTACCCAGATCATTGTTTATTCGTGGCATAGCTGCACTCCTCAGTTTATCTAAATTATTATAATTCGCCAAATGGCAAATGTCAATATACGTGAATCAGAGACATTTGTCCATATATCCTCATGCTCATTCTAAACTGGCCAAGTTAAGCTATCGTTAAAATGGTGATAAAATTTCATTAAAATTCGCCGATTGAAGTTTCTATCCTTCCTTGACATTGGACTCAACTACTGGCTAAAATGTGATGGCGCTGTGTGTTGTAATGTGGATGCTGTAGCGTGGTCACCTTCTCTAATGTTTATAAAGAACAAATAAATTGTAATCTGGTTTTAGAAGGAGGGTGATGCTATTTGACCGAGGTAGTGGCGGGCGAGAATGAGAGCTTTGAAAGTTTGCTCAAGCGGTTCAACCGTCGTGTCCAGCAGACCGGCATATTATCGGAAGTACGCCGTCGGGAGCACTATGAAAAGCCGAGCGTTAGACGCAAACGTAAAAAAGCGGTTAAAAGACGCAGTGTCGCCGGAGCAGTGAGAAGGTAGTCCGTTAGCGAGTAATATATGGGAGAAGCGAAACTGAAGCAGAAGCTGTCTGATGACCTCAAACAGGCAATGAGAAGCGGTGATACCGTAAAGCGAGGCGCCATTAGAATGCTGATGGCGGCAATGAATAACGTTGAAAAAGCCCGGCAGGCAGAGCTGAAGGACAGCGATATCTTCGGCGTTATCGCCAAAGAGGTCAGGCAGCGTCGCGAGAGCATTGAGGCCTTCAAGCAGGGAAACCGCCAGGACCTTGTTGACAAGGAAGAAGCGGAATTAGCCATCCTTCAGGAATACCTGCCACAGCAGATGACCCGGGAAGAGGTCGTCGAGGCCGCTCGAAAGGTCATGGCTGAGGTGGGTGCCGAGGGACCCGGTGATAAGGGCAAGGTAATGCCAAAGCTTATGGCACAGTTGAAAGGCCAGGCGGACGGTCGTGAAATCAACGAGGTAGTCAGCGAATTACTCAGTTCATGAATCAGGTGAAAACAAACGGGCATTTTGAATTTTCAGGAGGGGCGCACGCCCCTCTTTTTAATCTCTGTTAATAGAGTAGCGATTAAATGCACCGAATAGAGGTCCGGCTGAAAAGTCATCTGCCTGATGCCCGCGGCCAGGGACTGGTCAAAGACATTCATGACCTTGGCATTTCCACAGTATCCGGCGTGCGCGTGGTGGATATCTACTGGTTTGATGCCGAGCTTAGTCCAGCGACTTTGGATTTGCTCGGGAGAAGTCTGCTTTCCGACCCCGTCACCCAGGTTTACAATCACCGACAGGGCTCATCTGTCGAGCAGATTGATGAATCCAGATACCATGCCGTTGAGGTCGCCTATAACGCCGGGGTTACCGACCCGGTAGAGGATAGTGTCCTGAAGGCGATTCGGGACCTGGAGGTGGGGGGTATCAGGGCGGTCAAGACTTCAAAGCGGTACCTTATCGAAGGGCAGTTAACCGGGGAACAGCTGGGAATTATTTGCAGTCGGCTGCTGGTGAACCCCATCATCCAGCACGTGGTGGAACGGGAACAGCCGAGCTTTCCGGAGAATCCAAAATATCATTATAAACTGGAAGTTGTTGATATCCTGACCTCCGAGCGAGCTGCGTTACAGAAGCAGTTCGGGTTCACGGCGGAAGAATTTCAGTCCATTGTTGACTATCATCAGAAGCAGGGCCGCAATCCGACCGATGTTGAGCTGGAGACGCTGGCCCAGACCTGGTCGGAACACTGTGTTCACAAGACGTTCAAGGGCAGGT
This region includes:
- a CDS encoding helix-turn-helix transcriptional regulator, whose translation is MPRINNDLGRIIKQQRISIPLTLQELAATSGVSSSHLGRIERGERFPSAHILRRIAQPLGFDEDELFTLAGFLSPHPSGVAEERSTAYGNRRLDPYVAKMLAEEPIEIQRSVIGILNTIKLVAKGIARENE
- the rpsU gene encoding 30S ribosomal protein S21, yielding MTEVVAGENESFESLLKRFNRRVQQTGILSEVRRREHYEKPSVRRKRKKAVKRRSVAGAVRR
- a CDS encoding GatB/YqeY domain-containing protein; this encodes MGEAKLKQKLSDDLKQAMRSGDTVKRGAIRMLMAAMNNVEKARQAELKDSDIFGVIAKEVRQRRESIEAFKQGNRQDLVDKEEAELAILQEYLPQQMTREEVVEAARKVMAEVGAEGPGDKGKVMPKLMAQLKGQADGREINEVVSELLSS